A stretch of DNA from Thermodesulfobacteriota bacterium:
ACGCCGAGTATCTTGTGGCCTCGGCCGGGGACAGGATTTATGTCTCCCCGTGGGCGACGCTCAATCTGGTCGGCCTCGCCGCCGAAGTATCTTTCTTTAAGGACACCCTCTCCAAGCTCGGCATAGACGCCCGGATAAAGGGGCTCGGCGAGTACAAGAGCGCCAGGGACACGTTCACGAGGGATTCCATGTCGCCCGCCCACAAGGAGATGGTGGAGTCCATACTCGGGAGCCTTTCGGCCGAGCTCGAAAGCGCCGTGGCCGAGGGGCGGGGCATGAGCCCCGGCGAGGTGAAGAAGAAGATAGACAGCGCGCCATACACCGCAAAAGAGGCTACTGCGGAGAATCTTGTCGATGGAATAGCCTATGAAGGCGACATCAGGGATAGGGCTGGGGATGAGGCAGGACTTAAGGTATGCGCAATATCTGCCCGCAAATACAATAGATATCTAAGACTTAAAGAAAAACTTTCAGGTTTTGGGAGAGCCTTCACGGGCTCTCAGCAGGTGGTTGCCGTCCTCGCCTGTACCGGCGCGATAATGAGCGGCCCCGGAAGGGGCTCGGGCGCGAAAACCATCCGTTCCGGCCCTGTCTTAAAGCTCCTCGGGCAGATATCGAAGGATAAAAGCGTGAGGGCGCTCGTGTTGAGGATATCCTCACCGGGCGGGTCCGGCATAGCCTCGGACGTCATAAGGGAAAAGCTGAAGCGCGTGTCCGAGAAGATGCCCGTCGTCGTATCCATGTCGGACGTCGCGGCGTCGGGCGGGTACCTCGTTTCGCTCGGGGCGCGCTCGATAGTCGCCGACCCCATGACGCTCACCGGCTCAATCGGTATCGTCTACGGCAAGTTCGACGTGAGCGGTCTCAAGAAGAAGCTCGGAATCAATACGGAGCTGATGCCGTCCTCGAAACACTCCCTCATGTACTCTTCGGCCAGGGGGTTTACGGAGGACGAGGAAGAGAGGCTCGACGAGATGATGAGGATTTACTACGACAGCTTCGTCGGCTCCGTTTCCGAGGGCAGGAATATGGACAGGGCCCGGGCCGAATCGGCGGCCGGGGGGAGGGTGTGGACCGGGGCGCAGGCAAAGGAGCTCGGCCTCGTCGACGAGCTCGGCGGCCTCCACGACGCGATCTCGCTCGCCTCGAAAGAGGCGGGTATTCCGGACGGGAAGCTCCCTCACGTAAAGTATTATTCCGTCGACAGGGGGTTCAGTCCGACGTCGCTTTACGGGGCCGAGGCACTCTCGGGACGGGCTGCGTTTCTTATGGATCTCGCTGAAACACTTACGCGGGAAAGCTTCATTGCGGTCATGCCGTATAGAATCGATATAAGGTGAGCGACCGAATCCGCGCGGCTTCTCTCTCCGGCGGGTTTTTCAGGGGTCAAAGCAGGTGCTGTCCGCCATGTCCGGTTTCGTTGCCGGGCGCGCCGGCGTGAAGCTGTCAGGCCGCCGCCCGCCTTCTCCTCATCGCGACTGCGGCCGAGACGCCGAAAAGGGCCGCGAGTATAATTGCCCCCCACTGGTTCAGGGTAGGTATGTTGGCGACCGGTAGTGGCGGCACCGGAGGCACGGGGCCTATGAAAATGCCGAATGCTATGGGACCGTTCCCCACCGGCACGGTGTCGATGACTGTATTCGAGGCCGTGTTTATGACGGATACGTTATTCGAGCCCTGATTAGCCACGTAGACGCGGGTGCCGTCGGGCGTAACAGCGACGCCATCGGGCAGTTCCTCCATCGGCACCGTGGCAACGACTGTATTCGAGGCTGTGCTTATGACGGATACTGCATCTGTATCCGCATTAGCCACGTAGACGCGGGCGCCGTCGGGGGTGACAGCGACGCCAATGGGAAAGTTCCCCACCGGCAGCGTGTCGATGACCGTATTCGATGCGGTGCTTATGACGGATACGTTATCCGAAAAGAGATTGGTCACATAGACGCGTGCGCCGTCGGGCGTGACCGCGACGCCAATGGGGAGGCTTCCCACCGGCACGGCGGCAACCACTGTATTCGAGGCGGTGCTTATAACGGATACGTTATTAGAACCCTGGTTAGCCACGTAGACGCGTGCGCCGTCGGGCGTGACCGCGACGCCAATGGGGAAGCTTCCCACCGGCACCGTGGCGACGACGGTATTCGAGGCGGTGCTTATGACGGATACGTCGTCTGAATCCGCGTTGGCCACGTAGACGCGGGCGCCGTCGGGCGTAACCGCGACGCCCCCGGGAGCGTCTCCCACCGGCACGGTGTCGACGACCGTATTCGAGGCGGCGCTTATGACGGATACGTTATCCGAAAAGAGATTGGTCACATAGACGCGGGCGGCGTCGGGGGTAATCGCGACGCCCTGGGGAAGGTCTCCCACCAGCAGCGTGGCAACCACGGTGTTGGTCCCCGTATCTATAACCGAAACGGTGTCGTCAACTCCATTCGTTATGTATGCGAACGGTTGTGCGCCGGCTTCCGCCGAGATAGCGAATATAGACGCGAGTAGCAAGAGCAAGTATCTGACCGGCATTGCCGCGTCCCCTGTGAGATGTGATTTTAAATCTTTCTGTCTTCCCTCTCACGACGTTCGGCATGAAAGGGCGATTTCATCACATGTAAAACGAAGGCCCGGACGCCTAGGCTCCGTACACACTTATCCGGATATCTATGCGCACCGCTCTAAGCTACAATATCTGATTTTGCATGTCAAGAGAAAATTGAATTATGGGGAAATATTAAAATTAGTTAAGCCGTGAGCAGACTTAACCGGCTGTCACCGTTTGAGATCGAGGCCGCGGCCGGGCGTAATGAATCGGGCTCCGCTACTTGGACTCGCTCTTTATGTTGAGCGGGGGGGCCGCCGAAAAGAATTCGAGCCAGTCGATGAATTTCGGGTCCTTTCCTTCCACGATGTCGAAGAACCTCGACTGGAGCCGCTTGGTTATCGGCCCGGGCTTTCCCTTGCCTATGGTGCGTTTGTCTACTTCCCTTATGGGGGTGATCTCGGCGGCCGTTCCGGTGAAAAAAGCCTCGTCCGCTATGTAGAGCTCGTCGCGCGTGAAGCGCTCGGCCTCGACCTCGATGCCCTCGTCCCGGGCTATCTTGATGACGGAATCCCTGGTTATGCCCTCGAGTATGGATGTGAGGGGAGGGGTCTTGAGCTTGCCGTTCCTGACTATGAATATATTCTCGCCGGAGCCCTCGGCGACGTAGCCCTCGCTGTCGAGGAGTATGGCTTCGTCTGAGCCGTAGGATGTGGCCTCGAGCTTTGCGAGGACGGAGTTGATGTAGTTGCCGCTAAGCTTGGCCTTGGTCATGAACGAATTTACGCCCATTCTGGTGTAGGAGGAGACCTTGGCGCTTATGCCCTTCGAAAGCGCGCCTTCGCCTAGATACGTCCCCCACGGGTATGCCGCGATCGCGAGGTGTATGGGATTGTCGCCCGGATGAAGGCCTATCTTGCCCCCGCCGATGTAGGCTATCGGACGTATGTACGCCTCTTCGAGATAGTTGACGTTCAGGAGCTCGATGATGGCGTTGTGTGTTTCTTCCTTCGAAAAGGGGATGTCGATATGGGCGATGTGCGCCGATGCGTAGAGCCTGTCCACGTGCTCCGGAAGCCTGAACACCGCCGAGCGCTCGCCTGTGCACCTGTATGCGCGGATCCCCTCGAAGGCCGCAACGCCGTAGTGTAGTGTGTGAGTCAGTACGTGTACCTGCGCGTCTTCCCACGAGACGAACTCACCATCGAACCATATCTGATAAGGCTTGCCGGTCATGCCGAATGCTCCTGTCACACCTGCCTGGTATTTGTATATTGTATAAAATATTCCTTTTTTTCAAGGAAATTGTCAAGTGTCTAATTTTCATATTTCTTGA
This window harbors:
- the sppA gene encoding signal peptide peptidase SppA, with amino-acid sequence MNPLSPLGRYNFLDLELSGDIPDEPGKKMLGFIGGELPLFSGDIERVLTGAERTEGIRGVILRIKTLAIGVGRANSLRRRLAGIKAAGKRIIVYLEDCGNAEYLVASAGDRIYVSPWATLNLVGLAAEVSFFKDTLSKLGIDARIKGLGEYKSARDTFTRDSMSPAHKEMVESILGSLSAELESAVAEGRGMSPGEVKKKIDSAPYTAKEATAENLVDGIAYEGDIRDRAGDEAGLKVCAISARKYNRYLRLKEKLSGFGRAFTGSQQVVAVLACTGAIMSGPGRGSGAKTIRSGPVLKLLGQISKDKSVRALVLRISSPGGSGIASDVIREKLKRVSEKMPVVVSMSDVAASGGYLVSLGARSIVADPMTLTGSIGIVYGKFDVSGLKKKLGINTELMPSSKHSLMYSSARGFTEDEEERLDEMMRIYYDSFVGSVSEGRNMDRARAESAAGGRVWTGAQAKELGLVDELGGLHDAISLASKEAGIPDGKLPHVKYYSVDRGFSPTSLYGAEALSGRAAFLMDLAETLTRESFIAVMPYRIDIR
- a CDS encoding IPTL-CTERM sorting domain-containing protein yields the protein MPVRYLLLLLASIFAISAEAGAQPFAYITNGVDDTVSVIDTGTNTVVATLLVGDLPQGVAITPDAARVYVTNLFSDNVSVISAASNTVVDTVPVGDAPGGVAVTPDGARVYVANADSDDVSVISTASNTVVATVPVGSFPIGVAVTPDGARVYVANQGSNNVSVISTASNTVVAAVPVGSLPIGVAVTPDGARVYVTNLFSDNVSVISTASNTVIDTLPVGNFPIGVAVTPDGARVYVANADTDAVSVISTASNTVVATVPMEELPDGVAVTPDGTRVYVANQGSNNVSVINTASNTVIDTVPVGNGPIAFGIFIGPVPPVPPLPVANIPTLNQWGAIILAALFGVSAAVAMRRRRAAA
- a CDS encoding branched-chain amino acid transaminase — its product is MTGKPYQIWFDGEFVSWEDAQVHVLTHTLHYGVAAFEGIRAYRCTGERSAVFRLPEHVDRLYASAHIAHIDIPFSKEETHNAIIELLNVNYLEEAYIRPIAYIGGGKIGLHPGDNPIHLAIAAYPWGTYLGEGALSKGISAKVSSYTRMGVNSFMTKAKLSGNYINSVLAKLEATSYGSDEAILLDSEGYVAEGSGENIFIVRNGKLKTPPLTSILEGITRDSVIKIARDEGIEVEAERFTRDELYIADEAFFTGTAAEITPIREVDKRTIGKGKPGPITKRLQSRFFDIVEGKDPKFIDWLEFFSAAPPLNIKSESK